CTCCATATGATCAAGTAATCCACACCAATAACAAAAATTTTGAATACGTTCATATTTGAACGATATCCAACAGTGTTCCCCCAACAGATTTATAACTTTCGTTCCCCTCATCAAAGGCTTGGTTGTGTCTATTAAAACACGAATACGACAGTACATGTTCCATCCTTTCCCTTCTTCGTCATCCCTCTCAATAATTCTTCCAATTTTTGCACCAATTTTCCCTACTGCTGCCGTACCTCTACAGTTAAGAGGGAGATCATAGATTCTCACCCATACCGGACAACGATCAAGCATCAAATTATTTGGTTGCATATTGCCATTCAGCTCCTCAAATAATATGATTTGTTTATCAAAGTGCCACGGACCTTCCCTTAAGATTCTTCCCCTATCCGCCTTTGAGAAGAATTCGCATATAAAGAGGTTATCTCCCACATCACGAATATTAAAGCCCCTGGCTAGACGCCAAGCACTTATGAGGGCATTCTTCATATTATTCAGGTTATAAGGCTTTCTCGTTAACAGCCTCCCCACCATGCATAATTCCGTTTTTTCCTCAATCACCACGTCCACCACATCTTCGAGGTTGAGAGCGTTTTGTTCTTCATCAGTCAACCTGAGTTGCACGCATGCTTGTACTAACCCCTCTTCCATAATTGTTTCCTCCACCAGCAATACTGAGCGAAAGTAATAAGAAAAACGTACAGAGACGTAGAGAAAAACTCAAGAAACCGAGAAAAAGCTTCAAAAACGAAGagaaaaccctaaccctaggaAAACCCTAGACCAGGAGATAGACTCCACAAAAACGGGAAAGTGTTAAATccgtttaaaagtttatatacCATGTACAATACTACTATTCAACTGCATATCTCGCACTACAAAGGAACAAACGCATCCAGAtacattttttttgacaaaaaaacaaTACATTTAATTCTAACAATTATGTGGAAAATACTTGCAAATTAATTTTAGTCAACACTATATTCCATGAAAATTAGGGCTATGCAAGAGAATTCAATATCATAAAtccaaatcaaaattcaaattgaaaatattttaaaccgaaaatataaaacaaaacatctTTAGTTTCACTTGAACATGAAAAGtcaaattaaacaaattcatttttttgtcGAAATGAAAAATCAAGATTAACAAAATCTAATTCAATTAAAGTCAACTTATATTTTAGGGAGAACATTTGG
This window of the Mercurialis annua linkage group LG5, ddMerAnnu1.2, whole genome shotgun sequence genome carries:
- the LOC126681928 gene encoding uncharacterized protein LOC126681928; protein product: MSTVPDAPVEQAAAMHEYVPSLWYEAASSSGIISGSMRQMLERQLRDMQLNSSIVHVLLVEETIMEEGLVQACVQLRLTDEEQNALNLEDVVDVVIEEKTELCMVGRLLTRKPYNLNNMKNALISAWRLARGFNIRDVGDNLFICEFFSKADRGRILREGPWHFDKQIILFEELNGNMQPNNLMLDRCPVWVRIYDLPLNCRGTAAVGKIGAKIGRIIERDDEEGKGWNMYCRIRVLIDTTKPLMRGTKVINLLGEHCWISFKYERIQNFCYWCGLLDHMEVECEDKPETTEVSEWPYGPGLRATPRKRKMM